CCTGTTGGGACTACGGTCCTTACGGCATCGAACTCAAACGCAATCTCAAAGACTTCTGGTGGAAGGCCATGACGCAAAAACGCGACGACATCGAAGGTGTCGACGCCGCCATCCTCATGCACCCCAAGGTCTGGGAAACCTCCGGCCACGTCGCCAATTTCACCGACCCGATGGTCGACTGCAAAAAATGCAAAGCCCGCTTCCGCGCCGACCAACTCGATGTCGCCCGCTGTCCGATGAAACCAAGCAAATCCCCGCTCGAATGCGGCGCCGAACTCACCGAACCGCGCAATTTCAATCTGATGTTCAAGACCTTCATGGGTCCCGTCGAAGATTCCAGCGCCACCGTCTACCTGCGCCCCGAAACCGCGCAAGGCATCTATGTCAACTTCCTCAACGTCATGGGTCCCTCACGCCAGAAACCACCGTTCGGTATCGCGCAAATCGGCAAAGCCTTCCGCAACGAAATCACTCCCGGCAATTTCATCTTCCGCACCCGCGAATTCGAACAGATGGAAATGCAGTTCTTCATCAAGCCGTCCGATGACGACCAGTGGTTCGAGTACTGGAAAGCCGAACGCCTCAAATGGTATCTCGAACTCGGCATCCGTCCCGAACGTCTGCGCTATCACGAACACGGCGAGGGCGAACTTGCCCACTACGCCAAAAAAGCGTTCGACATCGAATACGAATTCCCCTTCGGCTGGAAAGAACTCGAGGGCATCCACAACCGCACCGACTTCGACCTAAGCCGCCACATGGAAGCCACCGGCAAAGACTTGAGCTACTTCGATGACCAGACGCGCGAAAAATTCGTGCCCTACATCATCGAAACCTCCGCCGGTTGCGACCGCACACTTCTCGTCTGTCTCGTCGATGCCTACGAAGAAGAAGAGGTCAAAGGCGAGGTCCGCGTCGTCCTGAAGTTCTCCCCCAAGATCGCCCCGATCAAGGCCGCAGTTCTCCCGCTCGTCAAGAA
The sequence above is a segment of the bacterium genome. Coding sequences within it:
- a CDS encoding glycine--tRNA ligase, with protein sequence MEQIVSLCKRRGFVFPSSEIYGGLGSCWDYGPYGIELKRNLKDFWWKAMTQKRDDIEGVDAAILMHPKVWETSGHVANFTDPMVDCKKCKARFRADQLDVARCPMKPSKSPLECGAELTEPRNFNLMFKTFMGPVEDSSATVYLRPETAQGIYVNFLNVMGPSRQKPPFGIAQIGKAFRNEITPGNFIFRTREFEQMEMQFFIKPSDDDQWFEYWKAERLKWYLELGIRPERLRYHEHGEGELAHYAKKAFDIEYEFPFGWKELEGIHNRTDFDLSRHMEATGKDLSYFDDQTREKFVPYIIETSAGCDRTLLVCLVDAYEEEEVKGEVRVVLKFSPKIAPIKAAVLPLVKKDGMPEFATSLFHDLKKHFKMFYDDAGAVGRRYRRMDEIGTPYCITVDGQTLTDQTVTIRDRDTMTQDRVNVGV